TGAGAAGTTTCACGATTGCCATGATCGTGTTCCAGTTGCGCGTCGTCACATTCGAGTTGAACAGTTTGTCGATCTTCCCAAGATAGCCGATTGTCTTCATGTGGCGACGGTATTCGCCGAAAACGAATCTGTCCCTGGACGCAATCAACCGGACCAACCATTCGCCCTCGGGCGGAAACGCAATCGGCATCGCTGGCCGGGCACGGCTGGTCTTCGTCACGACGCTTAGGAACCGAACAATATCGGAGCCCGGCGGCTTGGTTCCAAACGGGTTGTCCTTCGCCAGGCGGATGATATCCCGAGCATCGCAAACGGCAATGTCGGCTTCGAACGGCAACTTTCGGAGCAATTCGGCGCGGAACTTCGCTTTCGAGGCGGGCTTCCAGACAACAAACGTCCCCGCAGCGCCAACGTTCACGACACCGTAGTCGCTGAGTTCGCGCGCAAGCGT
The Terriglobia bacterium genome window above contains:
- a CDS encoding DUF1697 domain-containing protein, with product STGKERDTETGIASEGFRAERAISNDGNSSWDNDRTQFITQMRINKVFMTTMPLVVFLRGVNVGGHRTFRPSTLARELSDYGVVNVGAAGTFVVWKPASKAKFRAELLRKLPFEADIAVCDARDIIRLAKDNPFGTKPPGSDIVRFLSVVTKTSRARPAMPIAFPPEGEWLVRLIASRDRFVFGEYRRHMKTIGYLGKIDKLFNSNVTTRNWNTIMAIVKLLTAETPTYRAPAASR